GTTACGTCAAACCTAAAATCAATATTAAACAATGCTGTACATAAATACAGTATTTAAAAATAAACATCCATTACGGTATTGGTTATTTGATCTAAAATGCATATGAAACGACATCGTGAGCTTATTTGGATATATACCCAAGTAACCTCAAGATGCGGTTTCAGCGAGGATGTATTCGCTTATAGGCAAGGCACCGATTTGAATACCTAGTTATTCTACGTAGAAAATCGGTAACGCAGCATAGGAGCGAATACAACTCGCCCCTTGGGAGCTCATCAACAAGGCCATTTCTGCGCCCAATGACGTTGAAAGGGAATGACCATTCCTGCCGTCATTGAGCTTGACCTGTGCTCGTTGATGAAGCTCTGAAGTCTGCATCTTGAGGTCATTTGGGTATACAATGAGAAACAAAATAGCCCCAATAGGGGCTTATTGATGGTTGATAAAAGAAAATAATAAAATGGTTTATCCCAAATCTGCTTCACGCTCTCTAATCTATATGGCATGTTTCGCAGCAATAGTGGCAAGCTCTACAACGATGATGGAGCCTAGATGCCTTTTCTAAAGCGTTCTGAACCGAACTAAAGTTGCCTAAATAGGTTCTTTCACTAGGCAAAGGCATATGGGTACAACCATCTTCATGAACATGGTATTCACCATTGGTTTGGGCATTTTTATCCAGATAATATACAGGCATATTGTTCACCTTATTGGTTTCTCATACCACTTAAAACGTTAGTCGTTTATCCCGTCATTTAGGGTGATTTAGTTTCCAATATTGGTTGTTAGCAATGTGATGCCCCGCTCGAATTTAAAAAGTAAGTAGGTATTAGAGGATTTGACTGAATTTTTATGTACAGGTTCGATGAAGCAAAAGAATATTTCTATGAAATTAAATATAGTTATAGTGCATTAGGTATGTACAAAAAAGCCTTACTTTAAAGCAAGGCTTGAACATTATCGACTCTTAACTTTCTGATTAACGGTTTTAAACCCTTGATGTGGAAAAACATTACGGATACGTTGTTGCACTTTTTTGGGTACTTGAGCAGAAAATACCAGCTTAGAACCTGTACGTAACTGGTAAACTTTGATCATGCCGCTAAATGGTGAATGTTCGCCAATCTCTTTTAGATGGTGCTTAAACGATGGCGGACAATGCCCTTTTACTGGCCCTAATTTGCCATCTTTAACCTGAATTTTAAGAACAGGACGGTCTAGAACCAACCAAACAATGACAACAACTGCAACAATGATCAAATACCACATGGAATCCCCCTAGTCAGAAAGCAATTTGCTTAAATCTTCTTTTAAGTTGGTAACGGTACGGCTTGCTTTTTCACTTCTTGAGGCTTCACTGAGCAAATATTCAATCGCGTCAGATAAGGTGCACCCTAACTCGTTCGCCCTTTGCGATAATTTTTCCCACACTCGATAATCCAAATCGATCGACTTTTTACGAGTATGAATTTGCTCAGCATTAAAATGACGTTTACGTTTCGCACGAATGGCTTGTTTGAGTTTGTTCTCTAATTCAGGAGCCATATGTTTATCAATCCACTCAAGCACCATGGTTGGCTCATGTTCAATGGATCTTAGCTGTGTAATTGCTAACTCAATTTCACTACGATCAATGTGTTGCGTAATCGCCTCTCCAGCTTTCCACTTATTGACTAAGTATTGCCATTTCCAACCACATTCAAGGTTTTCAAGTTGTTGATATTTCATTATTAACAAGTCCGTATCCGTTGATGGTGACAGCGTAACCCAAGGCAGCAATTGTTGCAATTTAAAAGAGAAAAAACTAGAGATAGATCTTATCCCTTAACGCTATTCGTCAAGCCAATTTTTCTATATAATTTAGCCCCTTTTATTCAGTACATCATTTCAATGACACAAGAAATTTGGCGTGCAGTTACGCCTCAATACGACGATTATGCCGAGCACTT
This genomic window from Vibrio tritonius contains:
- a CDS encoding DUF3634 family protein, producing the protein MWYLIIVAVVVIVWLVLDRPVLKIQVKDGKLGPVKGHCPPSFKHHLKEIGEHSPFSGMIKVYQLRTGSKLVFSAQVPKKVQQRIRNVFPHQGFKTVNQKVKSR
- the matP gene encoding macrodomain Ter protein MatP, producing the protein MKYQQLENLECGWKWQYLVNKWKAGEAITQHIDRSEIELAITQLRSIEHEPTMVLEWIDKHMAPELENKLKQAIRAKRKRHFNAEQIHTRKKSIDLDYRVWEKLSQRANELGCTLSDAIEYLLSEASRSEKASRTVTNLKEDLSKLLSD